A stretch of the Haloplanus aerogenes genome encodes the following:
- a CDS encoding replication factor A (Replication protein A protects and stabilize the intermediate ssDNA that is generated by the unwinding action of a DNA helicase at the replication fork. In addition, SSBs prevent the formation of secondary structures by single-stranded template DNA.) has protein sequence MTDLHTHAEDIVAQFSDHLDLTVDEVEERLDNLVNEYRVPVDEARRSVVNSYLDEADLEREALGGGGNASVGLAEIDQDEQWLDVTAKVVELWEPRSDSVAQVGLLGDETGTTKFVAFETSELPELEEGAVYRLENLVTDEYQGNFSVKLNRTTTITEVDEEIEVGDDAETVEGALVDIQSGSGLIKRCPEEDCTRVLQNGRCSEHGDVDGEFDLRIKGVLDDGEAVHEVIFDRESTEELTGTTLEEAKDMAMDALDTTVVADEMRTGTLGRYYRVSGPQFGRYVLVDEFERLDDPVDAEAALIEARSI, from the coding sequence ATGACCGATTTGCATACCCACGCGGAGGATATCGTAGCGCAGTTCTCGGACCATCTGGACCTGACCGTCGACGAGGTCGAGGAGCGACTGGACAACCTCGTCAACGAGTACCGGGTGCCGGTGGACGAGGCGCGCCGGAGCGTCGTGAACAGCTACCTCGACGAGGCAGATCTGGAGCGCGAGGCGCTCGGTGGCGGCGGCAACGCCTCGGTCGGCCTCGCCGAAATCGACCAGGACGAACAGTGGCTCGACGTGACCGCCAAGGTCGTCGAACTCTGGGAGCCCCGGAGCGACTCCGTCGCGCAGGTCGGCCTGCTCGGCGACGAGACGGGGACGACCAAGTTCGTCGCGTTCGAAACCTCGGAGCTCCCCGAACTCGAGGAGGGCGCGGTCTACCGGCTGGAGAACCTCGTCACCGACGAGTACCAGGGCAACTTCTCGGTGAAGCTCAACCGGACGACGACCATCACCGAAGTCGACGAGGAGATCGAAGTCGGCGACGACGCCGAGACCGTCGAGGGCGCGCTGGTGGACATCCAGAGCGGCAGCGGCCTCATCAAGCGCTGTCCCGAGGAGGACTGCACGCGCGTCCTCCAGAACGGCCGGTGTTCCGAACACGGCGACGTCGACGGCGAATTCGACCTGCGGATCAAGGGCGTTCTCGACGACGGCGAGGCGGTCCACGAGGTGATCTTCGACCGCGAGTCGACCGAGGAACTCACCGGGACGACCTTGGAGGAGGCGAAGGACATGGCGATGGACGCGCTCGACACGACCGTCGTCGCCGACGAGATGCGTACGGGGACGCTCGGCCGGTACTACCGGGTGAGCGGCCCGCAGTTCGGCCGGTACGTGCTGGTCGACGAGTTCGAACGACTGGACGATCCGGTCGATGCCGAAGCGGCCCTCATCGAAGCGAGGTCGATCTAA
- a CDS encoding mannose-1-phosphate guanylyltransferase, translating to MVSAVPDTDRPLVATVLAGGIGSRLYPASRSHRPKQLLSLAGEDTLLERTVDRVAFADAVVVVTRPAFVDAVRETVPEASVLVEPAGKDTGPALAYATHRIEERFDDPVVLALPSDHYVDGDFEPTARRGARVAAETDALVTFGVEPDRPETGYGYIEPGSDHGDYAEVAAFHEKPDAETAESYVARGYYWNAGIFTWTPRAFREAAEGTPLGPLLDALDAGDADGGFDAVDPVSVDYAVLERATDVVTVPLDVAWDDLGSWDALQRLLPADEDGTVVAGDAEVVSVDAENNVVASDDVHVSLVGVEGLAVVAYDDRVLVVPTEEAQRVRDLVATLKERGEF from the coding sequence GTGGTGAGTGCCGTGCCGGACACCGACCGACCGCTCGTTGCGACGGTGCTAGCGGGCGGAATCGGCTCCCGGCTCTACCCCGCGAGTCGGAGCCATCGCCCGAAACAGTTGCTCTCGCTCGCAGGCGAGGACACCCTCCTCGAACGCACCGTGGACCGCGTCGCCTTCGCGGACGCGGTGGTCGTCGTGACCCGCCCCGCGTTCGTCGACGCCGTCCGGGAGACGGTGCCCGAGGCGTCCGTCCTCGTCGAACCGGCGGGCAAGGACACCGGCCCCGCCCTCGCCTACGCGACCCACCGGATCGAGGAGCGCTTCGACGACCCCGTCGTCCTCGCGCTCCCGAGCGACCACTACGTCGACGGGGACTTCGAGCCGACCGCCCGAAGGGGGGCACGCGTCGCCGCCGAAACGGACGCACTCGTCACGTTCGGCGTCGAACCGGATCGGCCGGAGACGGGCTACGGCTACATCGAACCCGGGTCGGACCACGGCGACTACGCCGAGGTAGCCGCGTTCCACGAGAAACCGGACGCCGAGACGGCGGAGTCGTACGTGGCGCGGGGCTACTACTGGAACGCCGGCATCTTCACGTGGACGCCCCGGGCGTTCCGGGAAGCAGCAGAAGGGACGCCGCTCGGACCGCTACTCGACGCGCTCGATGCTGGCGACGCCGACGGAGGATTCGACGCGGTCGATCCGGTGAGCGTCGACTACGCCGTACTAGAACGCGCCACCGACGTGGTGACCGTCCCCCTCGACGTGGCGTGGGACGACCTGGGCTCGTGGGACGCGCTCCAGCGACTCCTGCCGGCGGACGAGGACGGGACGGTCGTCGCGGGCGACGCCGAGGTGGTGAGTGTGGACGCCGAGAACAACGTGGTCGCGAGCGACGACGTACACGTGTCGCTGGTCGGGGTCGAGGGGCTAGCCGTCGTCGCGTACGACGACCGGGTGCTCGTGGTGCCGACCGAGGAGGCACAACGCGTGCGCGACTTGGTGGCGACACTGAAAGAGCGAGGCGAGTTCTGA
- a CDS encoding DUF5814 domain-containing protein produces the protein MAITDKIYLKNHRQIVSQLDTSIPKGAFKGATMEVLYSGDGLTKLDDATRDRLLDFATDFLDCEDPDDLYTGYPERQFIRYLLELRAQGLGPDAIVDVMTDDYMLYAYPGDVLSFLDQAVRRLEAVESLAAVEGDQEMERRAAETRRALSKG, from the coding sequence GTGGCCATCACCGACAAAATCTATCTGAAGAACCACCGCCAGATCGTCTCCCAGCTAGATACGTCCATCCCCAAAGGGGCGTTCAAGGGCGCGACGATGGAGGTGCTCTACAGCGGCGACGGCCTCACCAAACTCGACGACGCCACCCGTGATCGACTGCTCGATTTCGCCACCGACTTCCTCGACTGCGAGGATCCCGACGACCTCTACACCGGCTACCCCGAACGCCAGTTCATCCGCTACCTCCTCGAACTCCGGGCACAGGGACTCGGACCGGACGCCATCGTCGACGTGATGACCGACGACTACATGCTGTACGCCTACCCCGGCGACGTGCTCTCTTTCCTCGATCAAGCGGTGCGGCGACTGGAAGCGGTCGAATCGCTCGCCGCCGTCGAAGGCGATCAGGAGATGGAGCGTCGGGCCGCCGAGACACGGCGGGCGCTGTCGAAGGGCTAG
- a CDS encoding RPA family protein, with protein MSQAPTREVARRVFAREFNDASHTFKESDDERAPVYLLLPTGERANRVFLVGTLTEKEDVGEDDEYWRGRIVDPTGTFFVYAGQYQPDAASTLRELEPPAYVAVVGKPRTYETDDGSVNVSVRPESITAVDSTTRDRWVVEAAQRTLERVATFEDESNEYARMAREEYDLAVDDYRAMALAALEGLDETDELESDAETDLDAPAEH; from the coding sequence ATGAGCCAGGCACCCACCCGCGAAGTCGCGCGCCGCGTCTTCGCCCGCGAGTTCAACGACGCGAGTCACACGTTCAAGGAGTCGGACGACGAACGCGCCCCGGTTTACCTCCTCCTCCCGACGGGCGAACGCGCCAACCGCGTGTTCCTCGTCGGCACCCTGACCGAGAAGGAGGACGTGGGCGAGGACGACGAGTACTGGCGGGGTCGCATCGTCGACCCGACGGGGACCTTCTTCGTCTACGCCGGGCAGTACCAGCCCGACGCGGCCTCGACGCTCCGGGAACTCGAACCTCCGGCGTACGTCGCCGTCGTTGGGAAGCCCCGGACCTACGAGACCGACGACGGGAGTGTCAACGTCTCCGTCCGCCCCGAATCCATCACCGCCGTCGACTCCACGACCCGGGATCGCTGGGTGGTCGAGGCGGCCCAGCGGACGCTCGAACGCGTCGCCACGTTCGAGGACGAGAGCAACGAGTACGCGCGGATGGCCCGCGAGGAGTACGACCTCGCCGTCGACGACTACCGGGCGATGGCGCTCGCGGCGCTCGAAGGGTTAGACGAGACGGACGAACTGGAGTCCGACGCCGAGACTGACCTCGACGCGCCGGCCGAGCACTAG
- a CDS encoding Tfx family DNA-binding protein encodes MEDDPDADALLERAGFDPEKSVLTRRQAEVLALRERNVRQSTIADLLGTSRANVSSIESSARDNVAKARETVAFAEALTAPVRVEVDEETDLYNVPKLVYDACDAAGVKVNHTAPDLMKLVSDEAGEAVQGREIQAPLLVGVTTDGTVRVRQSASKST; translated from the coding sequence ATGGAAGACGATCCGGACGCGGACGCACTGCTCGAACGCGCCGGTTTCGACCCCGAAAAGAGCGTCCTGACGCGTCGACAGGCCGAAGTGCTCGCCCTCCGCGAGCGGAACGTACGGCAGTCCACCATCGCCGACCTCCTCGGTACGTCGCGGGCGAACGTCTCGAGTATCGAATCGAGCGCGCGGGACAACGTGGCGAAAGCCCGCGAGACCGTCGCCTTCGCGGAGGCGCTGACGGCGCCAGTCCGGGTCGAAGTCGACGAGGAGACCGACCTCTACAACGTGCCGAAACTCGTCTACGATGCCTGCGACGCCGCCGGCGTCAAGGTGAACCACACGGCGCCGGACCTGATGAAACTCGTCAGTGACGAGGCTGGCGAGGCGGTCCAGGGCCGCGAGATTCAGGCACCGCTGCTGGTCGGCGTCACCACCGACGGCACCGTCCGCGTCAGACAGTCCGCGTCGAAATCGACGTAG
- a CDS encoding DUF7091 family protein, with protein sequence MDDRLERFVRTTFRSAGRRYAEARKAYREGRDTVDLPRDDEGRVRIVCRREAERRAVELDAENRPACYEAGHPDCEGCLEDVREGIVETW encoded by the coding sequence ATGGACGACCGGCTGGAACGGTTCGTACGGACCACCTTCCGCTCGGCCGGCCGCCGCTACGCCGAGGCGCGGAAGGCCTACCGCGAGGGGCGGGACACCGTGGACCTGCCCCGCGACGACGAGGGGCGCGTCCGCATCGTCTGTCGACGGGAAGCCGAACGCCGCGCCGTCGAACTCGACGCGGAGAATCGACCGGCGTGTTACGAGGCCGGCCATCCCGACTGCGAGGGGTGTCTGGAAGACGTGCGCGAGGGCATCGTGGAGACGTGGTGA
- a CDS encoding ribbon-helix-helix protein, CopG family — MGNKNKTVSFRVNEDAFETLREIAEERDLSLSAVFRDYVDMLVAHDGQVEVVPEHELASRSDDEPSFPPTVEVPKSFVREHERLELEAEHLREQLDEHKRYVNHLREQLEEEEDVIHLEDLDGDERDEPYQLG, encoded by the coding sequence ATGGGCAACAAGAACAAAACCGTCTCGTTCCGCGTCAACGAGGACGCGTTCGAGACCCTGCGCGAAATCGCCGAGGAGCGCGACCTGTCGCTCTCCGCGGTGTTTCGCGACTACGTCGACATGCTCGTTGCCCACGACGGCCAGGTCGAAGTCGTCCCCGAGCACGAACTCGCCAGTCGCTCGGACGACGAACCCAGTTTCCCGCCGACGGTCGAAGTGCCCAAGAGCTTCGTCCGCGAGCACGAACGCCTCGAACTCGAGGCCGAACACCTGCGCGAGCAACTCGACGAGCACAAACGCTACGTCAACCACCTGCGGGAACAGCTAGAGGAAGAGGAAGACGTCATCCACCTCGAAGACCTGGACGGCGACGAGCGCGACGAACCCTACCAGCTGGGCTGA